The Polyangium aurulentum genomic interval TGCAGGACACTTCTCCCGGACGCCCCCTCCGCGGGATAGGCGCCATTCAGCGCTCTGGCGGGGTATTCACCCGCGCCCAGGCGGCGGGCGCACCACCGCACGGCGGGCGAGACGAGGCCGCGATAAAGCAGCACGGTGCTCGCGACCTCGCAGGTGATTCGCAACGACACGGATGACGGGCTCACGAGATCTCCTCCGCGCCGACGTGACGCGCTTTAGCCGTGCCTCAGACGTCGCACGGAGGGGGAAAGAAGGGGCAGCAGCGTCGCTGCGAGAAACAGGATTCCGCCCATGAATGCGACGCGAGAAGCACCGAACGCAGACGCGACAGGGCCGGCCGCGAGCATTCCGATCGGAACAGCGACGTACGAGAAAAGATCGTCGTATGAAGCGACCCGGGACAGGACTTTGTTGGGGACGTGCTCTTGCAGCGAGGTCTCCCAGGCCGGCGCGAAGACGCCTGAACCGATGCCGGCAAGGAATGCGGCCACCGCGAGCCCGTAGACGTGCGCGTTCAGACCCAGGGCGATCAGCGGAATGGAGCCCAGGCCGAGGCAGAGCTGACCAAAGCCGAGCAAACGTTTGACCACAATCCGGTACATCACCATGCTCATGACCAGCAGCCCGCATGCTCGTGCACCGAGCACAATGCCCCAGGACGCAGCTCCAATGGTTTGCTTGGCGATCGTCGGACCGAGGACGCTCCAGATCCCGGTTCGTAGACAGTTCGTCGCGCAAAGAGAGGCGACGACGGCCCATACCCAGGTGATGGATCGAAATTCGGTCCACCCCTCGCGAATGTCGGTCAGCACGGTCCGCGCTTTACGAGCCATCTGCTGCGGCAAGCTCAGCCGCGACATGCAGAAGGCTGCCACCAGAAAGGTCGCCGCGTCGGCGGCAATCGCCCAGCCCCCGCCGATGGTCACGACGATCACGCCGGCCGCAGTCGGGCCCAGGATTGTGATCGCGTGCTTCGTGGATCCAAGGAGCGAATTCGCTCGCCGGATATGCGATTTGTCGACGAGCTGCGGCACGATGCCACGCATGGCGGGCTGCGTGAAGGCAGTGAGCGTTCCATTCAGAAGCTCGAGCGTCATGATCAAGGCGAGGTTGTAGGTGCCCGAGAGCAACAGGAACGCAACGATGCCCTGTGTGATGGCCGCGCCTAGGTTCGACATCTTCAGCACGGCGCTTCGTGAGAATCGATCGGCGACCGCACCGCCGATGAGAAGGAACACCACCAGGGGAGTGCTGCGCGCTGCCAGCACCCAACCGAGGTCGATGGCGCGCTCCGAAAAATCCAGGATGGAGAACGCGAGGGCCACGGGCGCCATTGCGCTGCCCATCAAGGACACGGTCGTGCCGACGTAGAACCACCTGAAGGCGGGTTGCTGCAATGGGCTGGTGGTCGTTTCGCTCTCGAGCCCCGGACGAGACTCTTGGTCGTCATGCGTCGTCATCGATGCCTCTTCACACACTCGTCGGCTGACAGATCCGGGGTAGACGGGGAGGGTCGTCCGTTCATGGACTCGGGTCGGGCCCGGCTCG includes:
- a CDS encoding MFS transporter, giving the protein MTTHDDQESRPGLESETTTSPLQQPAFRWFYVGTTVSLMGSAMAPVALAFSILDFSERAIDLGWVLAARSTPLVVFLLIGGAVADRFSRSAVLKMSNLGAAITQGIVAFLLLSGTYNLALIMTLELLNGTLTAFTQPAMRGIVPQLVDKSHIRRANSLLGSTKHAITILGPTAAGVIVVTIGGGWAIAADAATFLVAAFCMSRLSLPQQMARKARTVLTDIREGWTEFRSITWVWAVVASLCATNCLRTGIWSVLGPTIAKQTIGAASWGIVLGARACGLLVMSMVMYRIVVKRLLGFGQLCLGLGSIPLIALGLNAHVYGLAVAAFLAGIGSGVFAPAWETSLQEHVPNKVLSRVASYDDLFSYVAVPIGMLAAGPVASAFGASRVAFMGGILFLAATLLPLLSPSVRRLRHG